One Diospyros lotus cultivar Yz01 chromosome 1, ASM1463336v1, whole genome shotgun sequence genomic window carries:
- the LOC127796454 gene encoding 60S ribosomal protein L36-2-like, with protein sequence MAPKQPNTGLFVGLNKGHVVTKKELAPRPSDRKGKTSKRIHFVRSLIREVAGFAPYEKRITELLKVGKDKRALKVAKRKLGTHKRAKKKREEMSNVLRKMRSGGGGEKKK encoded by the exons ATGGCTCCAAAACAGCCAAATACTGGGCTCTTTGTGGGGTTGAACAAAGGCCATGTCGTGACCAAGAAAGAATTGGCTCCTCGTCCATCTGATAGGAAAGGG AAAACTAGCAAAAGAATCCACTTTGTGAGGAGCCTGATCAGAGAAGTTGCGGGCTTTGCGCCATATGAGAAGAGAATTACTGAGCTTCTTAAGGTTGGAAAAGACAAGCGTGCACTGAAAGTGGCAAAAAGAAAGCTGGGTACTCACAAGAGAGCCAAGAAGAAGCGTGAGGAGATGTCTAACGTCCTCCGCAAGATGAG GTCTGGTGGAGGTGGGGAGAAAAAGAAGTGA
- the LOC127813646 gene encoding signal peptide peptidase-like 1, protein MEPLWKLAYLLEPAPITLMLTAVAVTFGSAFRALNYGKEMERNRDLSEASITLDRSQALMIPVMSSFSLLLMFYLFSSVSQLLTIFTAIASVSSLFFWLSPYITIVRSQLGLADPFVSRCCSKSFTRTQGLLLLLCSGTVAAWLVSGNWILNNLLGISLCIAFVSHVRLPNIKICAILLVCLFGYDIFWVFYSERFFGANVMVSVATQQASNPVHTMANSLSLPGLQLITKKLELPVKIVFPRNLFGGVVPGASAAEYMMLGLGDMAIPAMLLALVLCFDHRKSRDLINASDLASSKGHTYIWYAVSGYAIGLISALAAGILTRSPQPALLYLVPCTLGPILVISWMRKELIELWEGTSLNMNDKTHLTEV, encoded by the exons ATGGAGCCCTTGTGGAAGCTTGCATATTTGTTGGAGCCGGCTCCAATCACTCTTATGTTGACTGCCGTAGCTGTGACATTTGGATCTGCTTTCCGAGCCTTAAATTATGGGAAGGAAATGGAGCGAAACCGTGACTTGTCAGAAGCATCCATTACTTTAGATAGGTCCCAGGCACTTATGATTCCAGTAATGAGTTCTTTCAGCCTGCTGCTGATGTTCTATCTGTTTTCCTCTGTCTCACAACTTCTGACCATTTTCACTGCCATTGCCTCTGTGTCATCGCTTTTTTTCTGGCTATCACCTTATATTACCATTGTCAGATCACAACTTGGGTTGGCTGACCCATTTGTATCACGATGTTGTTCCAAGTCATTTACCCGAACCCAGGGGCTCTTGTTGTTGCTATGCTCCGGTACTGTTGCAGCTTGGCTTGTTTCTGGAAACTGGATATTAAACAACTTGTTGGGAATTTCTCTATGCATTGCGTTTGTTAGCCATGTGCGGCTCCCGAACATCAAAATTTGCGCAATACTGCTTGTTTGTCTGTTTGGGTATGACATATTCTGGGTATTTTATTCTGAGAGATTTTTTGGTGCCAATGTCATGGTTTCAGTAGCAACACAGCAAGCATCCAATCCTGTTCACACAATGGCTAATAGCTTAAGTCTTCCTGGGTTGCAACTTATTACAAAAAAGTTGGAGTTGCCAGTTAAAATTGTCTTTCCTAGAAATTTGTTTGGTGGAGTGGTTCCTGGAGCAAGTGCTGCTGAGTACATGATGCTTGGTCTTGGTGACATG GCCATTCCTGCTATGCTTCTGGCGTTGGTTTTATGTTTTGATCACAGAAAGAGTAGGGATTTGATAAATGCATCAGATTTGGCTTCCTCAAAGGGTCACACTTACATATGGTATGCCGTGTCTGGTTATGCAATTGGATTGATAAGTGCTTTGGCTGCTGGTATTTTGACTCGTTCACCCCAACCGGCACTCCTATATCTG GTGCCCTGCACTTTAGGACCCATACTTGTCATATCTTGGATGAGAAAGGAGCTGATAGAGCTGTGGGAAGGAACATCACTGAATATGAATGATAAAACTCACTTGACAGAAGTTTGA